A single region of the Brassica rapa cultivar Chiifu-401-42 chromosome A03, CAAS_Brap_v3.01, whole genome shotgun sequence genome encodes:
- the LOC103855434 gene encoding LOW QUALITY PROTEIN: pentatricopeptide repeat-containing protein At5g01110 (The sequence of the model RefSeq protein was modified relative to this genomic sequence to represent the inferred CDS: deleted 2 bases in 1 codon) yields MAAHRLLPSNPPFLRVKTPHTRLKPHKALTTSSLAPAPAPESETPSSSCSDSDPYLVDKLCFSLTQGNNNNNNNAAASLRNHLTRLNPLSVVEVLYRCRNDLTLAQRFIYQLGSHLPNFKHTSFSLSAMIHILVRSGRLSDAQSCLLRMVRRSGVSREEVVSSLASTYTNCASNDSVFDLLIRTYVQARKLREAHEAFTLLRSKGYTVSIDACNALIGSLVRLGWVELAWGVYHDISRSGINVYTLNIMVNALCKDGQIDKVGDFLSQVQEKMGVYPDIVTYNTLISAYSSKGFIEEAFELMDAMPSKGFTPGVYTYNTVINGLCKHRKYERAKEVFAEMLRSGLSPDATTYRSLLMEACKKGDAVEVEEIFSDMRCRDVVPDLVCFSSVMSLFARSGDLDKALVYFNFLKGAGLVPDNVIYTVLIQGYCKKGMLSEAMDLRNEMLRRGCCMDVVAYNTILHGLCKRKMLGDADKLFREMTERGLFPDSYTLTILIDGHCKLGNLQNAMELFKKMKEKRIRLDVVTYNTLLDGFGKVGDIDTAKEIWTDMVSREILPTPVSYSIMVNALCSKGHLSGAFRVWDEMMSKGVKPTVMICNSMIKGYCRSGNASDGESFLDKMVSEGFVPDIITYNTLIYGYVREENMSRAFGLVKKMEGEKQGGGLVPDVFTYNSILHGFCRQNQMKEAEAVLRKMIERGVDPDKSTYTALINGFVSQDNLTEAFRFHDEMLQRGFSPDDQF; encoded by the exons ATGGCTGCTCACCGCTTATTACCTTCA AATCCTCCTTTTCTCCGCGTTAAAACCCCTCACACCCGACTTAAACCTCACAAAGCCTTGACAACATCGTCATTAGCACCAGCACCAGCTCCCGAATCCGAAACCCCGTCCTCTTCGTGTTCGGATTCGGATCCATACTTGGTGGACAAACTCTGTTTCAGTTTGACGCaaggtaataataataataataacaatgcCGCCGCTTCTCTGCGTAACCACCTGACTCGACTAAACCCTCTCTCCGTCGTCGAGGTTCTCTACCGTTGCCGCAACGACTTAACTCTAGCTCAAAGATTCATCTATCAATTAGGTTCCCACCTTCCTAATTTCAAGCACACATCTTTCTCCCTAAGCGCAATGATCCACATCCTCGTGAGGAGCGGGAGGCTATCCGATGCACAGAGCTGTCTCCTCAGAATGGTTAGGAGAAGCGGCGTCTCCAGAGAAGAGGTCGTGAGCTCATTGGCTTCGACGTATACTAACTGCGCCTCCAACGATTCCGTTTTCGATTTGTTGATTAGGACTTATGTTCAAGCTAGAAAGCTAAGAGAAGCTCACGAGGCTTTCACTCTGCTGAGAAGCAAAGGCTACACTGTCTCTATAGATGCGTGTAATGCTCTCATAGGAAGCTTGGTGAGGCTCGGGTGGGTAGAGTTGGCTTGGGGAGTTTATCACGACATTTCTCGGAGTGGAATTAATGTCTACACTCTCAATATAATGGTTAATGCGTTGTGCAAAGATGGTCAAATTGATAAAGTTGGAGACTTTTTATCACAAGTGCAAGAGAAGATGGGGGTTTATCCTGATATCGTTACGTACAACACGTTGATTAGCGCTTACTCTAGTAAAGGCTTTATTGAAGAGGCGTTTGAGTTGATGGACGCTATGCCGAGTAAAGGGTTTACTCCTGGTGTTTATACTTATAACACTGTGATTAATGGTCTCTGTAAGCATCGGAAGTACGAGAGAGCTAAGGAGGTTTTCGCTGAGATGTTGAGATCTGGTTTGAGTCCTGACGCTACTACGTATAGATCTTTGCTGATGGAGGCTTGTAAGAAGGGAGATGCGGTTGAAGTGGAAGAGATTTTCAGTGATATGAGGTGTAGAGATGTTGTTCCTGATTTGGTTTGCTTTAGCTCGGTGATGAGTCTTTTCGCTAGGAGTGGAGATTTAGACAAGGCGTTAGTGTATTTCAACTTTCTGAAGGGGGCTGGTTTGGTTCCTGACAACGTGATCTACACGGTTCTTATCCAAGGGTATTGCAAGAAAGGTATGCTCTCCGAAGCTATGGATTTGAGAAACGAAATGCTTCGGCGTGGTTGTTGTATGGATGTTGTTGCATACAATACCATTTTGCACGGCTTATGCAAACGGAAAATGCTGGGTGATGCGGATAAGCTCTTCAGAGAGATGACAGAAAGGGGTTTGTTTCCGGACTCTTACACTCTAACCATACTTATCGATGGACACTGTAAGCTCGGGAACCTGCAGAACGCAATGGAGCTTTTCAAGAAGATGAAGGAAAAGAGGATCAGACTCGACGTTGTGACGTACAACACGCTGTTAGATGGGTTTGGTAAAGTAGGCGATATCGATACAGCGAAAGAGATATGGACAGATATGGTATCGAGAGAGATACTACCGACTCCAGTATCTTACAGCATTATGGTTAACGCGCTGTGCAGCAAAGGCCATCTCTCTGGAGCATTTCGAGTTTGGGATGAGATGATGAGTAAAGGTGTTAAGCCAACGGTCATGATTTGTAACTCTATGATAAAGGGGTATTGCCGGTCTGGTAATGCCTCGGATGGAGAAAGCTTTTTGGACAAGATGGTCTCTGAAGGTTTTGTGCCGGATATCATCACTTACAACACGTTGATATATGGTTATGTTAGAGAAGAGAACATGAGCAGAGCTTTTGGTTTGGTGAAGAAGATGGAGGGGGAGAAGCAAGGGGGAGGATTAGTGCCTGATGTGTTTACGTATAATTCGATTTTACATGGGTTTTGTAGACAAAATCAGATGAAAGAAGCTGAGGCTGTATTGAGGAAGATGATTGAGAGAGGTGTAGATCCTGACAAGTCAACGTATACTGCTCTGATCAATGGATTTGTTTCTCAAGATAACTTAACCGAGGCGTTTCGGTTTCATGATGAGATGTTGCAGAGAGGATTCTCCCCTGATGATCAATTCTGA
- the LOC103855433 gene encoding L-type lectin-domain containing receptor kinase VIII.2: MAVFKTLAFLFVFSFETMATASDANSSFSFDGFVKSPSFHKNIALFGDSKLVSGGSSIQLTGSVSRSQGRVIYMKPIKLSQATTKGRSFPGSFSTSFSFTMPSKEFGSVLAFVMVPSGLDLRLFGRKDNASSGLGFLMHKEIVAVEFGISKRGNRVGVLVGRPEAAKIRNLSSFDGHFNGEKRLNCWIDYEASSKRVEVRLSGSTALKPVDPFVSYSVDLAKIWEDKKFMVGLTSSNGNSSKPHYLHSWSFKLRHPSVRIHSQPLDPNAVSKTVKEEVEVKTVEVKGKKSKCIWRMLGALVLGAVCGSLGAMLALYLWTICGNRQSMAVVPEERADDKSDIVVIKAAAVVDEQGKK, from the coding sequence ATGGCGGTTTTCAAAACCCTAGCTTTCCTGTTCGTTTTCAGCTTCGAAACTATGGCGACTGCTTCAGATGCAAATTCCTCGTTTTCCTTTGATGGGTTTGTGAAATCTCCGAGCTTTCACAAGAATATTGCTCTGTTTGGAGATTCTAAGCTCGTCAGTGGTGGTTCGTCGATTCAGCTGACTGGCTCAGTGAGTCGGAGCCAAGGGCGAGTCATTTACATGAAACCCATCAAACTCTCCCAAGCTACTACTAAAGGGAGAAGCTTTCCAGGTTCATTCTCGACTAGTTTCTCGTTCACCATGCCCTCCAAAGAGTTTGGTAGTGTCCTGGCTTTTGTAATGGTTCCAAGTGGTTTGGATCTTAGGCTGTTTGGTAGAAAGGATAACGCTTCCTCAGGTCTAGGTTTCTTAATGCATAAAGAGATTGTTGCTGTCGAGTTTGGTATCTCCAAGAGAGGAAACCGTGTTGGGGTCTTAGTTGGTAGACCTGAAGCTGCTAAAATTAGAAACTTATCATCTTTTGATGGCCATTTCAACGGAGAGAAGAGATTGAATTGTTGGATTGATTACGAGGCGAGCTCAAAGAGAGTAGAGGTTCGTTTGAGTGGTTCTACTGCCTTAAAGCCTGTAGATCCGTTCGTGTCTTACTCAGTAGACTTGGCTAAGATATGGGAAGACAAGAAGTTCATGGTGGGTTTGACCTCTTCAAATGGAAACTCTTCCAAGCCACATTATCTCCACTCATGGAGTTTCAAGCTGAGACATCCCTCGGTGAGGATTCACTCGCAGCCGCTTGATCCAAACGCAGTTTCCAAGACTGTTaaggaggaggtggaggtgaAGACGGTGGAAGTAAAAGGGAAGAAGAGCAAGTGTATTTGGAGAATGCTTGGTGCGTTGGTTCTGGGTGCGGTTTGTGGAAGTCTAGGAGCGATGTTAGCGTTATACCTTTGGACAATATGCGGTAATAGGCAGTCAATGGCAGTGGTTCCTGAGGAACGTGCTGATGACAAATCAGATATTGTCGTGATAAAAGCTGCAGCTGTTGTTGATGAACAAGGCAAGAAGTAG
- the LOC103855435 gene encoding uncharacterized protein LOC103855435 gives MSSFEISHLDLENGSGDQRHYRQSDVSEFGEDSSSCDYDYDFHSAVRSFCGEFEFPDLEDLSESESETSRSSPEEKDCRICHLGLESSRRECGDPMVLGCSCKDDLGYVHKQCAETWFKIKGDKTCEICRSIALNFSKAGNDIDQTTTIETNVSDVEAGNSSTVVATIDSDDRRFWRGNRFLNFLLTCMVSAFVISWFFHFNLPSQQ, from the exons atgtcatCTTTCGAAATCTCTCACCTTGATTTAGAGAATGGTTCCGGTGATCAGCGTCATTACCGTCAAAGTGACGTCAGCGAGTTCGGAGAAGACAGCTCTTCCTGCGACTATGACTACGATTTTCACTCAGCTGTAAGGAGCTTTTGCGGCGAGTTTGAGTTTCCTGATCTGGAGGACCTCTCAGAATCAGAATCGGAAACTTCTCGATCATCTCCGGAGGAGAAAGATTGCCGGATTTGCCATTTGGGTTTAGAGAGTAGCCGCCGTGAATGTGGAGACCCAATGGTTCTTGGATGTTCTTGTAAAGATGATTTGGGTTATGTTCATAAGCAATGTGCCGAGACTTGGTTCAAGATCAAGGGTGACAA GACTTGCGAGATTTGTCGTTCGATAGCTTTAAACTTCTCTAAAGCTGGCAACGATATTGATCAAACAACAACGATTGAAACCAATGTGAGTGACGTGGAGGCTGGAAATTCATCTACGGTGGTGGCCACAATTGATTCCGATGACCGGAGATTCTGGAGAGGGAATAGGTTTCTTAACTTCCTTTTAACATGTATGGTCTCTGCATTTGTAATCTCATGGTTCTTTCACTTCAACTTGCCTTCACAACAATGA
- the LOC103855436 gene encoding laccase-8 — MPLPIQAFFVPLLFLFFFFSSIATAAIVEHVFQVKNVVVKPLCKEQMIPTVNGSLPGPTINVREGDTLVVHVINNSTYNITIHWHGVFQLKSSWMDGANMISQCPIQPRNNFTYRFDITGQEGTLLWHAHVVNLRATLHGALIIRPRSGRPYPFPKPYKEVPLVFEQWWDTDIELLNSRPAPISDAYLINGLAGDSYPCSKNRMFKLKVVQGKTYLLRIINAALNTHLFFKIASHNVTVVSVDAVYTTPYVSDVMILTPGQTVDALLTADQPNGMYYMEISPYTSANSLVPVPPSTPIRGLIIYEDAKSTASPSNSLMPSGMNAISTAHRFSSNITSLVGGPYWTPVPDHVDEKMFVTMGLGLKPCPPGTKCIGPFGQRYAGSLNNRTFVIPGTISLQEAYFYNISGVYTDDFPDQPPMKFDYANFGVRTNSEYKMMFPERKTSVKTLKYNSTVEIVVQNTGIITPESHPMHLHGFNFYVLGYGFGNYDPIRDADKLNLVNPQMHNTVGVPPGGWVVLRFKANNPGAWMFHCHMDAHLPYGIIMVFIVQNGPTPETSMQPPPSNLPQCTRDPTIYESLATSVDLSS; from the exons ATGCCTCTCCCAATCCAAGCTTTCTTTGTCcctctcctcttcctcttcttcttcttctcctccattgCTACGGCAGCTATCGTTGAGCATGTTTTCCAG GTTAAAAACGTGGTGGTGAAACCGTTGTGCAAGGAGCAAATGATACCGACTGTTAACGGAAGTCTTCCCGGTCCAACGATAAACGTTAGAGAAGGCGACACTCTCGTGGTTCATGTTATCAACAACTCTACTTACAATATAACCATCCACTG GCATGGAGTGTTTCAGTTGAAGAGCTCATGGATGGACGGTGCGAATATGATATCTCAATGTCCGATTCAACCACGTAATAACTTCACGTATCGGTTCGATATCACCGGACAGGAAGGTACTTTGTTATGGCATGCTCACGTCGTTAATCTACGTGCCACACTTCACGGGGCTCTAATCATCCGTCCCCGATCGGGCCGACCTTATCCGTTTCCTAAACCCTACAAAGAAGTTCCTCTTGTTTTTG AACAATGGTGGGACACAGATATTGAACTTCTTAATTCACGGCCAGCTCCGATTTCCGATGCGTACCTCATTAATGGGCTCGCTGGAGATTCATATCCTTGCTCTAAGAACA GAATGTTTAAGCTCAAGGTAGTACAAGGGAAAACATACTTGCTAAGGATTATAAACGCGGCGCTCAACACTCACCTCTTCTTCAAAATAGCCAGTCACAACGTGACAGTCGTCTCTGTTGATGCTGTCTACACGACACCTTACGTTAGCGATGTGATGATTTTGACGCCAGGACAAACCGTCGACGCACTTCTCACGGCTGACCAGCCCAACGGAATGTACTACATGGAGATAAGCCCTTACACTAGTGCTAACTCGTTAGTACCGGTACCCCCTAGCACTCCTATTAGAGGCCTAATCATCTACGAGGATGCCAAGTCGACAGCATCCCCATCAAACTCGTTGATGCCTTCAGGGATGAATGCAATATCCACCGCTCATAGATTCTCCTCAAACATCACTAGCCTCGTGGGTGGACCATACTGGACGCCAGTGCCTGACCATGTGGACGAGAAGATGTTCGTAACCATGGGGCTTGGCTTAAAGCCATGCCCTCCGGGAACCAAGTGTATTGGTCCGTTTGGTCAGCGGTACGCTGGTTCTCTCAACAACCGTACTTTTGTGATCCCCGGAACGATTTCACTCCAAGAAGCCTATTTCTATAATATCAGTGGAGTATACACCGATGACTTCCCCGACCAACCTCCAATGAAATTCGACTACGCAAATTTTGGCGTCCGTACAAATTCTGAATACAAAATGATGTTTCCGGAGAGAAAGACTAGCGTGAAGACACTTAAATATAATTCTACAGTAGAGATTGTTGTGCAGAACACAGGGATAATCACCCCAGAGAGTCACCCCATGCACCTTCACGGCTTCAATTTCTATGTGTTGGGTTATGGATTTGGTAACTATGATCCCATCCGTGATGCAGATAAGCTAAATCTAGTTAACCCGCAAATGCACAATACCGTTGGTGTACCACCAGGTGGATGGGTTGTCTTAAGATTTAAAGCCAATAATCCTG GTGCATGGATGTTTCATTGTCACATGGATGCACATTTACCTTACGGAATAATAATGGTTTTCATAGTTCAAAATGGACCAACTCCGGAAACAAGCATGCAACCTCCACCGTCGAATCTTCCACAGTGCACTCGTGATCCCACGATTTATGAGTCGCTGGCAACAAGCGTTGATTTGTCTTCCTAG
- the LOC103856817 gene encoding laccase-9, with amino-acid sequence MTLAIKDFFVPLLFFSSIASAATVEHVFQVKNVVVKPLCKEQMIPTVNGSLPGPTINVREGDTLVVHVINNSTYNITIHWHGVFQLKSPWMDGANMITQCPIQPRNNFTYRFDITGQEGTLLWHAHVVNLRATLHGALIIRPRSGRPYPFPKPYKEVPLIFEQWWDVNIELLNLQPAPICDAYLINGLAGDSYPCSKNRMFKLKVVQGKTYLLRIINAALNTHLFFKIADHNVTVVSVDAAYTTPYVSDVMILTPGQTVDALLTADQPIGMYYMSISPYISANSLAPVPPGHDIRSLIVYEGAKSTSSPSMSLLPSGTNAIPTAHRFSSNITSLVGGPYWTPVPYHVDENMFVTMGLGLDPCPPETTCNGPLGQHIAGSFNNRTFVMPETISLQEAYFYNISGVYTDDFPDQPPMKFDYANFSVRTESDYEMMFPERKTSIKTLKFNSTVEIIVQNTGIISPESHPMHLHGFNFYVLGYGFGNYDPIRDARKLNLVNPQMHNTVGVPPGGWVVLRFIANNPGAWMFHCHMDAHLPYGIIMVFIVENGPTPETSLQPPPSNLPQCTHDPTIYESPTTNVDLSS; translated from the exons ATGACGCTCGCAATCAAAGATTTCTTCGTCcctctcctcttcttctcttccattGCTTCGGCAGCTACCGTCGAACATGTTTTCCAG GTCAAAAACGTGGTGGTGAAACCGTTGTGCAAGGAGCAAATGATACCGACTGTTAACGGAAGTCTTCCCGGTCCAACTATAAACGTTAGAGAAGGCGATACTCTCGTGGTCCATGTCATCAACAACTCAACTTACAATATAACCATCCACTG GCATGGAGTGTTCCAGCTGAAAAGTCCATGGATGGACGGTGCGAATATGATAACTCAATGTCCGATTCAACCACGTAATAACTTCACCTATCGATTTGATATCACCGGGCAGGAAGGTACTTTGTTATGGCATGCACACGTCGTTAATCTACGAGCCACACTTCATGGGGCTCTAATCATCCGTCCTAGATCAGGTCGTCCTTATCCTTTTCCTAAACCCTACAAGGAAGTTCCACTCATTTTTG AACAATGGTGGGACGTAAATATTGAACTTCTCAATTTACAGCCAGCTCCTATTTGCGATGCCTACCTCATCAATGGGCTCGCTGGAGATTCATATCCTTGCTCTAAGAACA GAATGTTTAAGCTCAAGGTAGTACAAGGGAAAACATACTTGCTAAGGATTATAAACGCGGCACTCAACACTCACCTCTTCTTCAAAATAGCCGATCACAACGTGACAGTTGTCTCTGTAGATGCTGCCTATACGACACCTTACGTTAGCGATGTGATGATCTTGACGCCGGGGCAAACCGTAGACGCACTTCTCACCGCCGACCAGCCTATCGGAATGTACTATATGTCGATAAGCCCTTACATTAGTGCCAACTCGTTAGCACCGGTTCCACCTGGCCATGATATAAGAAGCTTAATCGTCTATGAGGGTGCGAAGTCGACATCATCCCCATCGATGTCGTTGCTTCCATCAGGGACAAATGCAATACCCACCGCTCATAGGTTCTCCTCGAACATCACTAGCCTCGTGGGTGGACCCTACTGGACTCCAGTGCCTTACCACGTGGACGAGAATATGTTCGTAACCATGGGGCTTGGCTTAGACCCATGCCCTCCGGAAACCACGTGTAATGGTCCGTTAGGTCAGCACATCGCAGGTTCTTTCAACAACCGTACTTTTGTGATGCCAGAAACGATTTCTCTTCAAGAAGCTTATTTCTATAATATTAGTGGAGTATACACCGATGACTTCCCCGACCAACCTCCCATGAAATTTGACTATGCTAATTTCAGCGTCCGTACAGAGTCTGACTACGAAATGATGTTTCCGGAGAGAAAGACTAGCATCAAGACACTCAAATTTAATTCTACAGTCGAGATAATTGTGCAAAACACAGGGATAATCAGCCCAGAGAGCCATCCCATGCACCTTCATGGCTTCAACTTTTATGTGTTGGGTTATGGATTTGGTAACTATGATCCCATCCGCGATGCAAGAAAGCTAAATCTAGTTAACCCGCAGATGCACAATACCGTAGGTGTACCACCAGGTGGATGGGTTGTTTTAAGATTCATAGCCAATAATCCTG GTGCATGGATGTTCCACTGTCACATGGATGCACATTTACCGTACGGAATTATAATGGTTTTCATAGTTGAGAATGGACCAACTCCGGAAACAAGCTTGCAGCCTCCACCGTCAAATCTTCCACAATGCACTCATGATCCGACAATCTATGAGTCGCCGACCACTAACGTTGATTTGTCTTCCTAG
- the LOC103855437 gene encoding uncharacterized protein LOC103855437, which translates to MGTRTNLRDQNTSEIPVRRSKRWSHTLKEERVDESLEHDKDDEVVKYMSKLPGYLQGEDEESNVLNVGVLDWGRLEKWKQRGGRGKGGERSGKRESKVSATSTTLGTVPNGGSSSSHQYHHHRCKVDDQVHASSLLGKVKAASRGLQHSSHRVRSTLEPELASTSRDAFNKQEIATCSYKDRRPTSVLLPEMGNSNGSLGPKGNLVIRDKEESEKRAQEEARESGKQCAEKLVGEEKTLGDSNDNLKVTRDVSSRSLHFSDGISSSLGLRSQVPPPSCPLSFDLERDSEDLPLGVDLSCKKERFCGLRSHSKPASSRIFDQEMGEEKNRHTSPSKRFSFSFGRLSRSFTFKEDSSAGGQPLTSSSNDAIKSDSMRCDGSACPPQSSNPEEKHCGSSRVSPLRRLLDPLLKSKGSENVLPSKEERSTSTIPKPTNMDEKKQDTSRRTRALFQLTTRNGIPLFQFVVDDDNLNNNSRRSILGATMKNSDSSFKDNSVQYCSFYSVDEVKKKRSGSWLIHGHKEKQQRGFVYTVIGQMRLCNNNSMSSDITEKNVSCIIREAVLVDETEEQVKGRKEVAAVVIKKKPAEENLNALEETTVIIPGGVHSFPVKGAPTPLVSRWRTGGLCDCGGWDVGCKLHVLSNKTLLHELDQSFKLFDQEESDQDSVPVLAMTELKTGMYRVVFGSFLSPLQAFFVCVTVITCASEEETVSKTTGRSSSPFAPPLSPVGRV; encoded by the exons ATGGGTACAAGAACCAATCTCAGAGACCAAAACACCTCAGAGATTCCGGTCAGAAGATCAAAACGTTGGAGCCATACTCTAAAAGAAGAACGTGTCGATGAGAGTTTGGAGCACGATAAAGATGATGAGGTTGTGAAATACATGTCAAAGTTGCCAGGTTATCTccaaggagaagatgaagaaagtaATGTTTTGAATGTTGGAGTCTTGGATTGGGGTCGTCTTGAGAAATGGAAGCAGCGTGGTGGTCGAGGGAAAGGCGGTGAAAGATCAGGCAAACGTGAGAGTAAAGTGTCGGCTACTTCTACTACTTTAGGAACGGTTCCCAATGGGGGCTCCTCCTCCTCTCATCAATATCATCATCATAGGTGTAAGGTTGATGACCAAGTTCATGCTTCTTCTCTTCTCGGTAAAGTTAAAGCTGCTTCTCGGGGTCTTCAACATTCTTCTCACCGAGTTAGATCCACTTTGGAACCTGAGCTTGCTTCTACTTCTAGGGATGCTTTTAATAAGCAGGAAATAGCTACCTGCAGCTATAAGGACAGAAGACCTACTTCAGTTTTATTGCCAGAGATGGGGAACTCCAATGGATCTCTAGGCCCAAAGGGAAACTTAGTGATCAGGGATAAGGAGGAGTCTGAGAAGAGAGCACAAGAAGAAGCAAGAGAAAGCGGGAAACAATGTGCTGAGAAGCTAGTTGGAGAGGAGAAGACCCTTGGAGACTCTAATGATAACTTGAAAGTAACAAGGGACGTTAGCAGCCGCTCTCTCCACTTTTCAGACGGGATCAGTAGCTCTTTAGGATTGAGATCTCAAGTTCCTCCTCCTTCATGTCCACTCTCTTTTGACTTGGAGAGAGATTCTGAAGATTTGCCTCTTGGTGTTGATCTTTCTTGTAAAAAGGAACGTTTTTGTGGGTTAAGAAGTCATTCAAAGCCAGCTTCTTCGAGGATATTTGATCAAGAAATGGGAGAAGAAAAGAACAGACATACTTCACCAAGCAAGCGGTTTAGTTTTAGCTTCGGTCGTCTAAGCAGAAGTTTCACCTTCAAAGAGGATTCATCAGCTGGTGGCCAACCTTTGACTTCTTCTTCAAATGATGCCATCAAGTCTGACTCTATGAGATGTGATGGTTCAGCTTGTCCACCTCAGTCAAGTAACCCGGAGGAGAAGCACTGTGGATCATCTCGAGTCAGCCCTCTAAGAAGGCTTCTTGATCCTTTACTGAAATCTAAAGGCTCTGAAAATGTTCTTCCATCAAAAGAAGAAAGATCAACTTCTACCATTCCAAAGCCAACCAACATGGATGAAAAGAAGCAGGATACATCGAGGAGAACCAGAGCTCTTTTTCAGCTAACCACCAGAAACGGGATCCCTCTATTTCAGTTTGTGGTGGATGATGACAACCTCAACAACAACAGCAGGAGGAGCATTCTCGGGGCTACGATGAAAAACTCTGACTCATCGTTCAAAGATAATTCTGTTCAGTACTGCTCATTCTACTCTGTTGATGAAGTCAAAAAGAAGAGAAGCGGAAGCTGGCTAATCCATGGACACAAAGAGAAACAACAACGCGGGTTCGTCTACACTGTGATCGGCCAAATGCGGTTATGTAATAATAACTCCATGAGCTCAGATATAACAGAGAAGAACGTATCTTGTATCATCAGAGAAGCAGTTCTCGTTGATGAAACAGAGGAGCAAGTAAAAGGGAGGAAAGAGGTTGCAGCTGTAGTGATCAAGAAGAAACCTGCCGAAGAAAACTTGAACGCCCTCGAGGAAACCACTGTGATCATTCCAGGCGGGGTTCACAGTTTCCCGGTGAAAGGAGCACCGACACCATTGGTTAGCCGGTGGAGAACTGGAGGGTTATGCGACTGCGGTGGCTGGGATGTCGGATGTAAACTCCATGTCCTATCCAACAAAACACTCCTCCATGAGTTGGACCAGAGCTTCAAACTGTTTGATCAG GAAGAAAGTGACCAAGACTCGGTTCCGGTTTTGGCCATGACAGAGCTGAAGACAGGGATGTATAGGGTGGTGTTTGGTTCGTTTCTTTCTCCTTTACAAGCGTTTTTTGTGTGCGTGACGGTTATAACGTGTGCCTCTGAGGAGGAAACGGTGTCAAAGACCACCGGAAGATCTTCATCCCCGTTTGCTCCGCCTCTATCTCCCGTTGGTAGAGTCTAA